In a genomic window of Polycladomyces abyssicola:
- a CDS encoding Fur family transcriptional regulator, whose translation MDYRHALEKLKANGYKFTGKREMMVQLFAEENRYLSAKEVLDHMQKTYPGLSFDTVYRNLSLFEDLGILEGTDWDGERRYRFRCEGDTHHHHLICTECGRTRKLEICPMNAILGQPEDFHITGHRFEIYGRCVDCDQN comes from the coding sequence ATGGATTATCGACATGCACTGGAGAAATTGAAGGCAAACGGGTATAAATTCACAGGAAAACGGGAAATGATGGTGCAGCTGTTCGCAGAAGAGAATCGCTATCTGTCCGCTAAAGAAGTGTTGGACCACATGCAGAAAACTTACCCGGGCTTAAGTTTCGACACGGTGTACCGCAACCTTTCTCTGTTCGAGGATCTGGGTATTTTGGAAGGGACGGATTGGGATGGCGAGCGGCGGTATCGCTTCCGTTGCGAAGGCGATACCCACCATCACCATTTGATCTGTACCGAATGCGGTCGGACACGGAAATTGGAGATTTGTCCCATGAACGCTATTTTGGGTCAACCCGAGGATTTCCACATCACCGGTCATCGTTTTGAAATTTACGGACGTTGTGTTGACTGTGACCAAAATTAA
- the tadA gene encoding tRNA adenosine(34) deaminase TadA — MNVEHEKWMQVAIEEAEKARKIGEVPIGAVIVRNGEIIGRGHNLRETAKDPTLHAEMIAIRQAAERLGGWRLIGCSLYVTLEPCPMCAGAIVQSRIGKVVYGAADPKAGCAGTLMNLLEDERFNHQAEVISGVMAEQCGSLLTHFFRELRERRKR; from the coding sequence ATGAATGTGGAGCATGAAAAATGGATGCAAGTTGCCATCGAGGAAGCAGAGAAAGCCCGGAAGATCGGGGAGGTACCGATCGGGGCGGTGATCGTTAGAAACGGAGAAATTATCGGCCGCGGACATAATTTGCGTGAGACAGCCAAAGATCCTACGCTGCATGCGGAGATGATCGCCATTCGTCAAGCAGCGGAACGACTGGGCGGATGGCGGTTGATCGGTTGTTCCTTGTATGTGACACTGGAACCATGTCCCATGTGTGCAGGTGCGATTGTACAATCCAGAATCGGCAAGGTAGTATACGGTGCCGCCGATCCCAAGGCCGGGTGTGCGGGTACATTGATGAATCTGCTGGAAGATGAGCGGTTCAATCATCAGGCCGAAGTCATTTCCGGTGTCATGGCCGAGCAGTGCGGTTCGTTGTTAACTCATTTTTTCCGTGAGCTGAGAGAACGGCGTAAAAGGTAA
- a CDS encoding metal ABC transporter permease, with product MMEVMWQYEFMRHALLAGVIVGLISPLVGVFLVVRRLSLIADALSHVTLSGVAAGLLLQREISWLQSFNPLYMGTAFSVAGALFVEQLRRLYRSYQELAIPIILSGGIGLGVVLISAGEGFNVNVMGYLFGSIIAVNDNDVKWVVVVGIIVALTIALLYKELFALSFDEESAYLSGIPRRGINLVFILLVALVITASVRVVGILLVSALMTLPVAASLQLAQSFRQTVMLSVLFAETSVISGLICSFYFDLAPGGTIVLIAVGWLLLTILLKRLQQISRYRWMKREQEAE from the coding sequence ATGATGGAAGTGATGTGGCAATATGAGTTTATGCGGCATGCATTGCTGGCCGGGGTGATTGTAGGGCTGATCTCACCATTGGTCGGCGTGTTTTTGGTAGTCCGCCGGTTGTCGTTGATTGCTGATGCATTGTCGCACGTGACACTGTCGGGGGTTGCTGCCGGCTTGCTTTTGCAGAGGGAAATCTCTTGGCTTCAATCATTCAACCCGCTCTATATGGGGACCGCTTTTTCTGTGGCGGGTGCATTGTTCGTCGAGCAGTTGCGTCGTTTGTATCGTTCGTACCAGGAGTTGGCGATTCCCATTATTCTTTCCGGCGGGATCGGGCTCGGCGTGGTACTGATCAGTGCCGGAGAAGGGTTTAATGTGAATGTGATGGGATATTTGTTCGGTTCGATCATCGCCGTAAACGATAACGATGTGAAGTGGGTCGTGGTCGTCGGGATCATCGTTGCATTGACGATCGCGCTTTTGTATAAGGAACTGTTTGCTCTCTCGTTTGATGAGGAGAGCGCGTATCTTTCCGGTATCCCCCGTCGCGGAATCAACTTGGTTTTTATCCTGTTGGTCGCACTGGTGATCACGGCATCGGTTCGTGTCGTGGGCATCTTGCTGGTCTCTGCGCTGATGACCTTACCTGTGGCTGCTAGCTTGCAATTGGCGCAAAGTTTTCGGCAAACGGTTATGCTCTCCGTACTATTTGCGGAAACATCCGTGATCAGTGGATTGATCTGTTCTTTTTACTTCGATTTGGCCCCTGGTGGCACGATCGTGCTGATCGCCGTTGGTTGGCTGTTGCTGACGATCCTGTTGAAACGGCTCCAACAGATCAGCCGGTACCGTTGGATGAAACGGGAACAAGAGGCTGAATGA